The genomic region GGCGGACAGCCAGCTCCGGCGCTGGCGGCGCAACCCGGACAACCGGGGAAAGACCTGCCGTGGCGGGCTGTGGCGGTACAGCCGCCACCCGAATTACTTCTTTGAATGGTGCCACTGGTGGGCCTACCCGCTGCTCTGCGCGGGCACGCCCGCCTTCTGGCCCGCCCTCCTGGGACCCGCAGTGATGCTGCTCTTCCTCTTCCGCCTCACGGGCATCCCCTACACGGAAAAACAGGCGCTGAAGAGCAGGGGGGAGGACTACCGGCGCTACCAGCGAGAAACCAGCGCGTTTGTCCCGTGGTTTCCCAAACGTTCCTCCCCATGAGCCAAAATCGGGCGGTCCTTCCCCTCCGCACCAAGACCGGCTATGCCGTGCCCGATGCGGGCTTTGCGGCGATGGAGGTCATGCTGCAGGTCTACCTGCTGGAATTCTACACCCACACGGCGGGATTGCGGCCAGTCTTTGCGGGGCTGGCCCTGGCCATCGCGGTGCTCTGGGACGCCTGCACCGACCCGGTGATGGGCATCATCTCGGACGAGACCCACTCGCGGTGGGGCAAGCGGCGCGGCTATCTTTTCGCGGGGGCCGTCGGCCTCTCCCTGGCTTTTGCCCTTCTTTTCAGCCCGCCCTCGGGCGCGGGGCAGACCGTCCTCTTCACCTGGCTGCTGGGGTCGTATCTGCTGGCAAACACCTGCATGACCATCGCGGCGGTGCCGCACAATGCCCTGGCCGCGCAAATCACCTTTGACCGGGACGAGCGCACGGCCCTTATCGGTTGGCGGCTCTTTTTCCGGAATATCGGGTTCCTCGCCGGAACCATGATGCCGGGCTTGCTGGCGGGGGCGCTGCTCACCGGGCATGGACAGGGGGCTGTGCGGCTCTCCCGCCAGATTTCCGCGCTTTCCATCGGCCTGCTGCTAGCCGTTGGAATGTTCATCGCCATCGCGGCCGTGGCCAAGCATGACCCCGACAACCGCGCGGAGGGCCGCCATGCCGTCCGCCGGACCTGGAGGGCACGGCTCCAAATTCTGGGACGCGGTCTTTTGGAAGTTTGGCGCAACCGGGCTTTCCGGCCCCTGCTGGCGGCCTATGTGGTGGCGCAGGCGGGCCGCACGCTTAACGCGTCACTGGCCCTGTTTTACTACCGCCACCAGCTTCGCCTTTCGGAAACCCAGATTGTGGTGGGCGTGCTGGGTTTTTTCATCCTCATGGTGACCCTGTCCATCCCCTTTTGGCTGCTACTTTCGAGGAGATTCGGGAAGAAAAGACCTGCCTTTGCGGGCGCCCTGCTGTTGGGAATCGTCACCATGGTCATGTACCCGCTGTTCCCCCCCGGGCGGATACTCCCCGTCATGGTCTTCGCCTCGGGGCTTGGCGGTTTTCTCGCGGGAGCGGTGCTGCTCTTCGAGTCCCTGGTTCCGGACCTGGTGGATTACGACGAGTTGAAAACCGGCAACCGGCGCGAGGGCGGCCATTTCGGCTTTTGGACCATGTGCACAAAAATGTGCCGGGCCCTGGGCCTGGCACTCAGCGGGGGAATACTGGATTTGGTCGGGCTGGTGCCGGGCGCCGCGGAGCAGAGCGCCGAAACCGCCTGGCGCATCACGCTGGTGTTCGGCCCAGTCGTGGGGCTCTTTTTCGCCGCCGGGGCGCTGTCGTTTTTGTCCATGCCGCTCACGCGGGAACGTCATGAACGGGTGCAGGAAATGCTCCTGCGCCGCAGAACTATCCGTCTCGCCGCGCGCCGGGAACAAGTTTAAGATGCGACCGGCTGGCAAGATTTAGACGGTTGGACAGTTCGGCGCGCTCCCCGATGGAAATGGTCCAAACGGCGCGGACCAAATCCGCGTCGTTCCATCGCCCTATCTCCCGCCCGTCCTGCAGCGCAATCAGCGTGCCCGCATCAGGCGCAAACAGGCACAATTCGGAATTCCTGCTGAAATCCAGGGAAAACGCGTTGACGAAAAACTTGTAATTGCTTCCCCGGTAACCGACCCTTTCCAGACCCTGGTTCCAGGAATAACGGATGCCCCGCGCCGGGACATCGCGCAACCCCTTGATGACAATACATTTGGGGCGCTCGTCGCTTATCCAGCGGGCAAGGCGGGAAGCGGGTGAAATGGACGATTCGACTGCGGACAGGTCGGCTGTGTAATGCGCGAGGGCATAGACTTTGGACCCAGCCACGCGGCGCACATCGGCACCTGTGAGATGGTACTCAAGCTCCCCATGACGCAGGGTCTCATGGAAATAAGCCCCCGTGTCCGGTTCCGCATACTGCCGCTCACCCGTTGACACCAGCCCCAGAACAAGCATCAGCAACATGTTCATGGCCTATGCTCCTCTTTCGTTTCGGAAATAGGAACATTTGCCGATAAGCCCCTTATTTCAATGTGGACAAACCGCTTTCCGGCTGTTTTCAGGTTATAAAAGCACCCTGCGGGTGACCAGCGCGGTGATGGAGGCGTGGGTATGGGTGTCGCCGGGTGAAGCCGTCGCGGAGGACACACACGCGCCGGATGCCGTCATCCCTCCGCGCTTCGGTAACGGACAATCATGCTGGAATCCTTTTCAGACAGCCGCACCTCGAATTTTTTTAGTTCCCCGCCGGTCATGGTTTTCTCAACCTGCTGATGCCTGTCGTCAATGAACGACACGACGTATTTTCCCGCGGGGTCAATGCCCCGCGCGTCCAGCGCAAGTCCGGTGTAGCAGGACTCGCCGCGGCGAAACACGAGCACGATGCCCGCGTCCAGATCGGGCCGGTGGAACTGGAACGCGCACCAGTGTTCCGGATCGGGGGCCGCGCCCGTTATCGGGTAGAAATCCCCATACCAGAACGGCCGGAGTTCCTTTGCCTCGGCCAGCGCCCGACGCGCGTCGTCCAGGGGAAAGTCCGCGTCCATGTAGGGCCACTGGCAGATGACGCCGGCCGTGGCCGCGCTGCGGACCTCATAAGGGTCCGGCGCCCATGCGCACGCCATGTTCAACGGCACATAGGGGCACATGCCGATAGTCTGCGCCTGGTTCCAGGCGTTGTGGCCCGGCGAGCAGTTTGTGTCGCTTCTCCAGAAGGGAACAGAGCGCATGCACAACTCGAGGTCTATCCGCCGCCCGCCGCTGGCGCAGTTGTCAATCAGCAGGCCCGGATGCCGGGCAAGCAGGTCGTCCCACATGCGGTACAGCCCCTCGACATAGCGTATCTCGGTAATTCCCACACGGTCGGGCGTGTCGTTCCCCCGCCAGAAATCCAGCGGATCAATGTTGAAATCGTTCCTGTAGATGTCTATGCCGGACTCCCCGATCCGCATTGACAGCAAATCCGTCAGCCATTGCCGCGCCTCGGGCAGGTCCAGCCGGAACAGGCCGCCCCCGGCGCCGCCGAAGACAAATTCGGGATGCTCGCGGGCAATACTGGACCCTTTCGCCACGCGCTCCGGCTCGAACCACACGACAAACTTCAGGCCGAGCTCGTCGCAGACGTCCCCGACCGGTTTCAGTCCGTTGGGAAACTCCTTTGGCTTGTAATGCCAATTGCCGACACCGTTTGGAAAGCCCCCCTCAAACCACGCCGCGTCAAGCCACAGCGTGTCAAACCCGGCGTCTCTGGCGAACTTGGCCGCCGCAATCTGGCCCGCCTCCGTGGCCCATTCGGGACGGGTCCACGAGTACCGGTCAAAACATTGAAGCGCGGCGGGAAGCGCGACGGGACGCCCGTCCGACTTTGGGGCGTACTCGAAGAGCATCAGGCGGCGGAACCGGTTTTGCATGGTCGCCGCGTCGGCGTTCCCCCACAGGAGCAGAATGCGCGGCGAACGGACCGATTCACCGGGATGAAGCGCAAAATGGGTCTGTTCCATGCCCGCCGTGAGACGCGCGGGCCCCCCGCCGGAACGCTCAAGCGTGGATGCCCACTGGCCCGACCATCCAATGGCCGTGATGAGGTGCTCCTCGCCGTATTGCACCCGGAAGAACGGGAACGCCTGGTTGGACGGCCTTCCCGCCACCGGCGCCATGCGTTCTGAAACGCCCGGCCCAATCGTGGTTTCCCAGTTGATAAAACTCTGGTCATCACAGGAGTCGCCGTGGTTTCCGTGAAGAATTACCGGGTTCCTGGCATATCCCGTGCGCAGTCCGGCATCCAGGGCCTGTACGTTCTCGATGACCGGCGTGTCCGTGTTCCCCCCGTTCGTGAACGACAAGACCCAGTCCGCGGCGGCATACTGGCTGAAAACCCGCACCGTGGCGGTCACACGCAGCCCGGTCACGGGGTCAGTCCAGACGGAGACGCGCTCAACACCGAAACTGGTGTCGCGCACTTCGGTCCCGCGTTCCCATCCTGGCAGAAAATCGTCCGAGAACGCGCCCCCATAATGGAACGAAAACGGGGCTTTTCCCCCGTCCAGCAGAAAATCCGGCTGTTTTTCACCCACCCAGCGCGCGGTCCCGTCGTCCATAACAACCTGCGCGTCCGCCCAATCCGTCTGGTCATGCCCGGGGCCGTCCTCCGTCGCGTTCACCTTCAACGTCAATTCGCGCGCGCCGACTGGAATTTCGACCTCCACGGGAACCGCCTCGTCCCCGCCCCGCAGCACCGGGCTCCGAAAAAGTTCTTTCCCGTCCACCTCCACCGAACAGATGACGCTCCCCCTTTTGCCGCCCGTGTCGTCGTTGTTGTCAATGCCGCAGTGGGCCCTGAATTGTTTGGCACCCTCCGGCAGGCGGACGGCTATCTCGCTGTTGGCATGCGTGCCCAGCCCGCGTTCAAAGGCCCGGCCGCCGATCCGGAGGGGCGTCTCAATGCAGGAACGGTTTATCCGGAGGACGCTGTGGTCCTGGCGGCGCACAGTGAGGCCGAGACCGGCGCGGTCCTCCGCCGGTTCTCCAAAAACCCGCGCCGCCCAGTCTTGCATGGTCCACGATTCCGCCCCGGTGGCCATCACCGCGTCCCGCGTGGGCGCCTGCGGTATTGCGGGCGCACCCGTCAGCGCCGCAGGAACAACTGAACACAACATCGCAAGACTCACCAGACTGGGAAGCATGACTTTTTCCTCCATAAAAACGCGCACCACAAACGCCGCAGGCAACCAGCCTGCCGGACACCCCCTTAAAATACGCCTTTCCGCGCCTCCCGGCAAGAACTTTAACGCGCCACGCCACCCTCGGGGTGGCCGCCAGGACAAACGTGTCTAAAATTGCAACGATGTGGCACGCGGGCAAATCGGCGTAGGCGTCTTTTCCTGCTCTTGCTCTTTATCTTGCTCTTGATCTAGACCTGTTTTTCGGAGGCGGCAACATGCCCTTTGAGCAGGAGAAACTCACGGCGCATCAAAAACGCATGGAACCTCCTGCAATGAAAATGCCGTCCAAGATGATCAGGCATACGCCGGAAGCCAGGGAAATGTATGGCGGGGTGGGGAAACCCAGAATCGTTTGGGAATTTGGAGCAAGAGCAAGATAAAGAGCAAGAGCAAGAAAAAAACGGGATGACGGGGAGAGGGGTTTTTGCGCATGCGTGAAACAATGGCGTGCCGCAGCGTTAGAAGAGTTTGCCCTCGGGGTGGCCGCGCCGTTGTGCCGCCCCCCACATTGTTGAGATAATACGCGCTTCCTCCGGGGCGAGCCCGTTTCCGGAGGCGTCGTGTGGATGTTGAAACGTCCCCCGCAATCCTCTCCAGGGTGGATTGCGGTTGGTTTTTTAATTCCACAACACTCCCGTCATGAGACCCCAACGAGCACCAACACAGCGAGACCGCGATGAACACAGACAACATACGGCCCCTTCCCGTCTCAAAGCACTGCTTTATCTGCGGGGAGGAGAACGGCGCCGGACTTCAGGGCCGGTTTTATGTGGAAGGGGACACGGTGAAAATCCCCGTGAGCGCCAAGGAGCAGCACTGCGGCTATCCCGGCGTGGTGCACGGGGGCGTGGTGGCGGCGCTGCTGGACGAGTGCATGGGCTGGGCGGCGGCGCGGGCCATCGGGCGCATGTGCGTCACCGGCGAGATGACCGTCCGCTACCTCAAGAACGTGCCGCCCGACCCGGCGTTGACGGTGGAGGCGGAGGTCACCAAGGCGCACCGCCGCATGGTCCACACCACCGCGCGGATTGTCGGCCCGGACGGAACGCGCTACGCGACGGCGGAGGGCAAGTTCCTGCCCCTGTCCGTGGAGTACACCCTGGCCGTGGACGACGGCATGGTGTACAAAGACGGCGAGGAGCGGGTTTTTGAGGCGCTGCGGCAAGAGACGAACGCGCCGGGCTGAAACCCCGTCATTGCAATTGGCCTCGTTTGGCCTCGTTCCCAAGTTGTACTTGGGAACGCAATTGTCCCCGAGGTTTCACTTCGTCCGGTCAGCGATTTCGGGCATTGGATGCGAAGTTTAACTTCGCGTGCAAGTGCGTTCCCAAATGCAATTTGGAAACGAGGATATCCGTCCCGCAACGACGGATTTCCGCGCCTACTCCTCGTCTTTGCCGGTGATCTTGGCCATTTCTTCGGGGGTGAACTTGCTGTCGGCGATGGGGCCGGGCGCCCAGCACTGCTCGATCGGGCCCGGTTTCGGCTGGCGCACGGGGATGACCAGCATTTCACCGTCCTTCTCGGAGTTTTCGATGCAGCCGCCCTCGAGCAGCACGGCCTCGCGCACCAGTTTCGCGCAGACCTTGATCAGCCCGTCGAAGTCGTAGTCGGTGTGCGTGAACTTCACGTTGTCCTTCAATTCACTGGTGAACTTTTCGGGTATTTTGGACATGCCCATGCTGGTGAAGAGCACGCCCGCCGCGTTAGAGGGGTTGCAGTCGGAGCCCTGGCCGCAGCGGGTGGAAATGATGATGGTCTGGTCGGGGTCGCCCTTGCCATAGAGCAGGCCCATCACGATGTAGGCGCCGTTCAGTTTCGCGTCAATGTTGAAGCCGTCCTTGGTGCCGCAGGAGAATTTCCGGCATTCGGGGTTCAGGTGGTACTTCTCGTTGATTTTTTCCCAGGTGGCCGTCCAGTTTTCGGAGTCCTCCCGATACCAGCGAAGCACATCACTGACGCACTCGTGGTACTGGCTGTCCTTCGGGATGCAGGCGAGTCCGGCTTCGATTATCTTTTCGATGTCCGTCTCGAAAAAGGCCGCGCTGTACATGCCGCCCACAAACTGGCCGCCGTACAGGCCGTCACCGTAGTTCATGAGCCGCCCGAACTTCTCGCCCAGTTCCACAGCAAGGGCCGGCATGCCCGGCGCAATGATGCCGCTGAAATCCGCCTCGATCTGGTAGTCAATGTCGTCGGCGTGGCCGTTGAACTGCGGATGCCCGGAGTCCGGCGGCGCGACGCCCGCGCGCAGGTTCTTCCGCCCGAACTTGTTGGCGTGCCACAGGGGGTAGCCGCTGTTGGCGAAGTCAATGCCCGCCTGCCGGATGTCCACGTCCCAGCCATGCTCCTCCAGGGTCCGGACAAAGGTCATCTCGACATAAATGTCGTCCTGGTGGAACTGGTTGATCATCCCCGGCTCCCAGCCGGGCATCTTGTCCTCGGGGATGACGACCCCGTTGAAGTTGAACTCCGTCGGGCCGCCCCAGCCGACGCCGGCCATCTGGCCCACCCAGGCCGCCTTCATCTTGTCCAGGTACTCGTTCATGGAAAGGCGGCGGTATTCCGCGCCGGGGGTGTTGCACTGGGCGCCCGCCACGGCGCAAAACAGCGGCAGCATCAGAAACATGGCGCTTTTTCTCATTTCATCTCCCTTTCACATGGTTGTCAAAGCCGGAGTCACAGCATACGCGCAGACGGGGCCGGGGTCAAACTTTTTGCCGCCGCCGGGGGATTGCGCCGGAGTTTTGCGGTGTTTCCCCCATTGGGTGTAGAGTAGTGCCAGATTAATGAAGGGTGAACGCCATGCGAAAGGTCCTTAATCTGCTGTGTCTGGGCCTTGCGGCTTCCGCAGCGTCGTTGGCCGGGGGGGCGCAGCCTGTCCAAAACACCGGCGGCTTTGCCGTCATCTGTCCGGTGGACGGGGAGATCAACGACGGCATCGCCGTGCTGGTCCGGCGCGCGGTGGAAAAGGAGGCCGCCGGGGCGGGCGCACTGGTCCTTGTCATAGACACCTTTGGCGGGCGTGTGGACTCCGCCATCGAAATCACCGAACACCTCCTCGGCGCGCCGTGCCCCACCATCGCCTACATCACCGGGAAAGGGGCCATCTCCGCGGGCGCGCTCATCGCCTACGCCTGCGACCACATCATCATGGCGCCGGGCACCAACATCGGCGCGTCCACGCCCTTCATGCCCGCCGCCGAGGCGTCCCAGCAGGTGAACGAGAAGTCCATGTCCTTCCTCCGGGCCAAATACCGCGCCCTGGGCGAGTTGAAGGGGCACAACCCCCTCATCGGCGAGGCCATGGTGGACGAGGACATCGAGCTGTACGCCGTGCCGGACCCCGCGGCAGGATACCGCATTCTAAAAATGGACTCGGGCCTCATCCAGGAAACCCTGCCCATGTCCCTCAAACCGGAAAAATCCCCGGTGGACATCGTGTTTGACGTGCTGGGCGCGGAGCAGGACCCCCACCTGAAAAACCTGAAAGAGGTGGTAAAACAGGCCACCTCCGACAAGGCGGCGCCCGCCGCACCGGAGACTCCGGACACGCCGGAACCCCCGGAGACCGCGACAGCCGCACCTGCCGCCCCCCCAAAAGACCTGCCCCCGAACGCGAAACTGGTCTCGGCGGCGGGCAAGCTCCTCACGCTCACCAGCCAGGAGGCGCTGGACCTGGGGCTCATCTCAGCCGTGCTGGACACGCCCGAGGCCGCACTGGCCCATTACGGGCACGCCTCCCTGCGGCCTGTCCGCATCGAGATGAACTGGGACGAGGCCCTTTTCGCCTTTCTCACCTCGCCGCTGGTGGCGGGGCTGCTGCTCATGTGCGGCGTGGGGGGCATATACCTGGAATTCAAGACCCCGGGCCTCGGCTGGGCCGGGCTCATCGGCGTCCTGTGCCTCGCCGTCTTTTTCGGGTCCCGCTTCGTGGTCGGCATGGCCGGGTGGATGGACATCATCCTGGTGGTTTCCGGACTGGCCCTGCTGGCGGCGGAAATCTTCCTTATCCCCGGATTCGGCGTCGCCGGATTCTCCGGCATCGTCTGCCTTTTTTTGGGTATTTATCTTGCCCTCACCCGTGTGCCGGTCCCCCAGTACTCCTGGGATTTTGACCGCCTGACCGACGCGGGCACCTCGCTCATGACCGCCGCGGCCCTCTTTTTGGCGTTCATCTGGCTCACCTGGAAGGTGTTCCCGGCCACCCCGCTGGCGCGGGGCCTGGTGCAGGCCCACGCCCAACTGGCCGAGGCGGGCTATGTGGTGCAGACCCATGCCGACGCGGCCCTGGCCGTGGGCATGCGGGGAATCTCCGCCACCATGCTGCGTCCGGCGGGCCGGGGCCGCTTCGGCGGGCAGAATCTGGATGTCATGACCCGGGGCGAGTTTGTCGAACCGGGCCGCCCCATCGAGGTCATACAGGCCGAGGGCAACCGGTACGTGGTACGTGAAACCGAGGAGGAGCACCATGGAGACCAATAACGAAACCCGCGCCGCCCTGCTGCACATGCTGCGGCAACTGCTGAAGGAGATGGAAATCGTCTCCTCGCAGGGTTCGGGGTATTACACCTGCGTGCCTTTCGCGCGCCGCTTCAACAAGCTGCTCGCGCTGGCCGCCGGGCTGGAGGGGCTCTCCGGCACCCTGCTGGGCACCTTCGACCCCCTGGAGGAAAGCGACCCCAAAGACCCCGCCGACAAGACCAAGGCGCTTCTGGGCATCCGTGTGGAGATTTCCCAGTTGATCGCCCTGCTCGAAACCCCCTCCGGAGGCGCGAAGCCATGATCGGCTGGGTCATCCTGTTTCTGGTCGCGGGCATGGGCCTGATTCTGGCCGAGTTTTTCCTGCCCGGCGGCATTCTGGGCGTCATCGGGGTCCTGCTGGTCATCACCAGCACCGCCCTGGGCATCCACGCCTACCCCGGTTACACCCTTTGGATTCTTCTCGGTGAATTGACGGGGGCCGGGCTTTGCGTTATGCTGGGCCTGTGGGTGCTGACCCGCACAAGCGCCCTGGGCCTGCTGACGCTGAAAACCACCCAGCAGGCCGGGGACGGCTATGTGAGCGCCGTCAGTGACCCGTCGCTTGTGGGAAAAACAGGCGTGGTCCTCACCGCGCTGCGCCCGGCGGGCACGATACGCGTGGGCGACGAGCGGCTGGACGCGGTGGCCGAAAGCGTCTTTGTGGAGGAGGGGCGCGGCGTGCGCGTCACGGAGGTGCACGGCAGCCGCATTGTGGTGGAACCGTTGGAAGACAACTGACCGGCAACGGGGCCGGAAAACTGAAAGGGAAGAATATGGGACCGTTTGTGGCAGTGATTGGGTTCTTTGCGGCCATCGCCGTGCTGGTCATCACCGTGCTGTTCATCTCCTATGTCCGGCTGTGGCTGCGCGCCTGGCTC from Candidatus Hydrogenedentota bacterium harbors:
- a CDS encoding ADP-ribosylglycohydrolase family protein; the protein is MRKSAMFLMLPLFCAVAGAQCNTPGAEYRRLSMNEYLDKMKAAWVGQMAGVGWGGPTEFNFNGVVIPEDKMPGWEPGMINQFHQDDIYVEMTFVRTLEEHGWDVDIRQAGIDFANSGYPLWHANKFGRKNLRAGVAPPDSGHPQFNGHADDIDYQIEADFSGIIAPGMPALAVELGEKFGRLMNYGDGLYGGQFVGGMYSAAFFETDIEKIIEAGLACIPKDSQYHECVSDVLRWYREDSENWTATWEKINEKYHLNPECRKFSCGTKDGFNIDAKLNGAYIVMGLLYGKGDPDQTIIISTRCGQGSDCNPSNAAGVLFTSMGMSKIPEKFTSELKDNVKFTHTDYDFDGLIKVCAKLVREAVLLEGGCIENSEKDGEMLVIPVRQPKPGPIEQCWAPGPIADSKFTPEEMAKITGKDEE
- a CDS encoding PaaI family thioesterase; translated protein: MNTDNIRPLPVSKHCFICGEENGAGLQGRFYVEGDTVKIPVSAKEQHCGYPGVVHGGVVAALLDECMGWAAARAIGRMCVTGEMTVRYLKNVPPDPALTVEAEVTKAHRRMVHTTARIVGPDGTRYATAEGKFLPLSVEYTLAVDDGMVYKDGEERVFEALRQETNAPG
- a CDS encoding MFS transporter, producing MSQNRAVLPLRTKTGYAVPDAGFAAMEVMLQVYLLEFYTHTAGLRPVFAGLALAIAVLWDACTDPVMGIISDETHSRWGKRRGYLFAGAVGLSLAFALLFSPPSGAGQTVLFTWLLGSYLLANTCMTIAAVPHNALAAQITFDRDERTALIGWRLFFRNIGFLAGTMMPGLLAGALLTGHGQGAVRLSRQISALSIGLLLAVGMFIAIAAVAKHDPDNRAEGRHAVRRTWRARLQILGRGLLEVWRNRAFRPLLAAYVVAQAGRTLNASLALFYYRHQLRLSETQIVVGVLGFFILMVTLSIPFWLLLSRRFGKKRPAFAGALLLGIVTMVMYPLFPPGRILPVMVFASGLGGFLAGAVLLFESLVPDLVDYDELKTGNRREGGHFGFWTMCTKMCRALGLALSGGILDLVGLVPGAAEQSAETAWRITLVFGPVVGLFFAAGALSFLSMPLTRERHERVQEMLLRRRTIRLAARREQV
- a CDS encoding NPCBM/NEW2 domain-containing protein codes for the protein MLPSLVSLAMLCSVVPAALTGAPAIPQAPTRDAVMATGAESWTMQDWAARVFGEPAEDRAGLGLTVRRQDHSVLRINRSCIETPLRIGGRAFERGLGTHANSEIAVRLPEGAKQFRAHCGIDNNDDTGGKRGSVICSVEVDGKELFRSPVLRGGDEAVPVEVEIPVGARELTLKVNATEDGPGHDQTDWADAQVVMDDGTARWVGEKQPDFLLDGGKAPFSFHYGGAFSDDFLPGWERGTEVRDTSFGVERVSVWTDPVTGLRVTATVRVFSQYAAADWVLSFTNGGNTDTPVIENVQALDAGLRTGYARNPVILHGNHGDSCDDQSFINWETTIGPGVSERMAPVAGRPSNQAFPFFRVQYGEEHLITAIGWSGQWASTLERSGGGPARLTAGMEQTHFALHPGESVRSPRILLLWGNADAATMQNRFRRLMLFEYAPKSDGRPVALPAALQCFDRYSWTRPEWATEAGQIAAAKFARDAGFDTLWLDAAWFEGGFPNGVGNWHYKPKEFPNGLKPVGDVCDELGLKFVVWFEPERVAKGSSIAREHPEFVFGGAGGGLFRLDLPEARQWLTDLLSMRIGESGIDIYRNDFNIDPLDFWRGNDTPDRVGITEIRYVEGLYRMWDDLLARHPGLLIDNCASGGRRIDLELCMRSVPFWRSDTNCSPGHNAWNQAQTIGMCPYVPLNMACAWAPDPYEVRSAATAGVICQWPYMDADFPLDDARRALAEAKELRPFWYGDFYPITGAAPDPEHWCAFQFHRPDLDAGIVLVFRRGESCYTGLALDARGIDPAGKYVVSFIDDRHQQVEKTMTGGELKKFEVRLSEKDSSMIVRYRSAEG